From the genome of Brassica oleracea var. oleracea cultivar TO1000 chromosome C4, BOL, whole genome shotgun sequence:
CAGCAAAGAAATTCATAGCCTGCACATGTTTTCTTTTTTTTTTAATACAAGACAATAAATTACAGGTAGATGATCATTTTGTAAGCATGTCACCAAACTTAGAATATACATACCTGACAGTATCCAACAGAGGGATTATGCCTAGCATAAGCAGTTAGCAATCTCCTCAGAGCATTTCTCCCATCATCATCTAGGGCAGGATGCCCTGGAAATGTCCGGGGTAAATCCTGTACTTGAAACAAACAACCACTTGAGAAAAAAGAACCAACACCAACAGGAGTCCACAAGAGGATAATATATAGTTGCTAACCTTCTCTATCTGTCCTTTCCATTTCTCCACAGCAGCGAGTGGGTCTGCACTTGAACTTTTCTCATCCTGCAGCTCTATGTCCTTTCCTAGACCATCAGCAGCAAGCAGACTTTGGTAATAGTTCTCGACCCGGCGTTTCTTAACTCCCGCAAATGCTTGCCAGAGCTGGAAATTTTGTATACACACTTTGTTGAGCATGAAATAATTAAATATCATGACAAGAGTGCAGAATGAAAAAAGAAAGTATTACCTCACCCCTCAGAGCCATAGGAGCACCACCGCGAACAAGTACTTGGAGTTCTTCTTTCCAAGGGAATGCAGATACTTGGGACTTTGCATCAGCAGCAGGCATGCTGGAGGAGACACATGTGCTATCTGAAGAATCATCCTGAAATGGATTCGATCTTTGAGCTCCTCGCTCGCCATTCGAAGAATGGTCTTTCTTTTTTACACGAGCACTCATCAAGCCCTCAATTGCTCGAAGAGATGGCCTGACCTCAGTCCATATCTGAGATCTTAGCACTTTCTTCTCATCTCCGGGAGTTAAATTAGGACCTGGTGGCAGATATTTTTCTTCAGATGATCCATGATCTTCGAGGAAACTGTTCCACCTGTCCCACCTCTCCTCTTCTTCCTCCTGCGTTAGAGATTCAAGGTGAAACAAAATCAAGGAAAGACAAACTGCTTCCACCAATTAAAAAAAAAAACCAAAAAAAACCAAAAATGACTTATCACTACTACTACTATAGTGTGAGCCTTTAGACATCTCAAGCAATTTGAGATTACTAAAATTTAAGTTTTCTGATATCTTTCACAACTTATAATATGGGATCACCAAAATTTAAGACAAGGATAATGTATGAACTAAAACATGTGTAAGTAAGAAGGTATCTAGAGTAGAAAATTAAAAAAGACGTGGAGATACAAGAACCTGGTAGATTTTGACATGTTCTCGGTATCTTTGCACATGCTGAGGCCTCACAGAAAATCCATAAGCATCCCTGTTTAATAAAAACCCAATCAAAAATCAAACTAACATAAATTCAGACAAGAATCTCCGTTAGTTTTTTTGTTAGCTTTTATTACAACAATCCATTGAGACATTAAAAAGTTGATGGCTTTACTAAGGGATTACACCACAGAGATAACTAATCAAGGTCATCATTAGATGATATATCATCAATGAAGGAGCTAGGCAATGTAGTAGCTACGGAGAAGAAGAAGAAGATACAAAAGGCGATACCTTTTGTGGTCGGATGTGGAGAGAGGATTCACGGCGTCGGTGATCATCGTTAATGAGACGGAGGGCGAGATCTCTCCGGTGAGATCCGGTGGAGTAGTAGTAGTAAGCTAGGCTACTTAACTTGCTTGATCATCATTACGCGATTGAAAGTTTGGAGATGAAGATGAAGTTACAGTGTGAAGACTCAGAGAGAGAGAGAGAGAGAGAGAGAGAGAGAGAGAGAGAGAGAAAGGCAAGATTTTTAATTGTTCCTATAGCCAAACAAAAATTATTTTCGAATTCACTAAGAAAATAATAAAATTAGTTTTTCTTTTCAAAACGAACTTTATATTTTTTATATAAAATATCTGTATTTTTGGGTGAAAATATAGGTTATATCAATGTTAATGTTTTGAAAACCGAACCGAAATATTTGATTGAACCGATTGAACCGTAACTCATTTATCTAGTCGGTTTCAAGTATTTCAAAAGTTAGATTTATATTAAACCATCAAAACCAGTAAAACTCGTTAAAATCAATAGTCCGGTTCGCGAACTCTAGTTTTAAGAAATTTAAGTGAAAAATATTTTTTCCCTGAGATTTTAGTATAACAAATCATATTAATCTTTTGATAATTATCTAATATAAATTTTTTTATTATTTATATTAATCAGTTATAGAATTTTATATTAATATTTTTAATTAGCTAGAAAAAAATAGAAAACCTGGTTGAACTGGTTAGTGTCGAGTCAGTCTGATTTTCAAAACAGTGGTTTAATTTAATCTATTTTAGCTTTATTCAACTTCAGCTTCTTCGATATTAACCTTTGAGCCAAAATTACTGAATCAAAAATCAAAAAGCTCAAATAGATCCAGCCTTGCTTCCTTCCTCAAATTGCGGCGCACGTTACGTCTTTCTTCCCCGGCGGCGCATCTTAGCCGTTCCTCAGGCTGCGTTTTCGCTCCCCGTCACTCCTCCCATAAAGCTATAACCTTTAGGGTTCAGCGATGTCGTCCCCACCACCGCGTAACACCCTCCTTCTCTTCCTCTTCATCAGAGAAACACCCACCACCACCCGACAATGTACAGAACAGTTTCAGTGACGACAACTCTTCCTCCAAAGTTCTTACATTGCCCACCGTCTTAACCATTTGTCGTGTAG
Proteins encoded in this window:
- the LOC106339167 gene encoding TBC1 domain family member 8B-like — its product is MITDAVNPLSTSDHKRDAYGFSVRPQHVQRYREHVKIYQEEEEERWDRWNSFLEDHGSSEEKYLPPGPNLTPGDEKKVLRSQIWTEVRPSLRAIEGLMSARVKKKDHSSNGERGAQRSNPFQDDSSDSTCVSSSMPAADAKSQVSAFPWKEELQVLVRGGAPMALRGELWQAFAGVKKRRVENYYQSLLAADGLGKDIELQDEKSSSADPLAAVEKWKGQIEKDLPRTFPGHPALDDDGRNALRRLLTAYARHNPSVGYCQAMNFFAGLLLLMMPEENAFWSLIGVIDDYFNDYYSEEMIESQVDQRVLEELVRERFPKMVQHLDYLGVQVACVTAPWFLSIFINMLPWESVLRVWDVLLFEGNCVMLFRTALALMELCVILYV